The following proteins are encoded in a genomic region of Vespa velutina chromosome 23, iVesVel2.1, whole genome shotgun sequence:
- the LOC124956769 gene encoding protein FAM98B: METDLLQALENVGYQGSLLQVDKMSKALELGPKSVDYTGLIAWLAEQIGTFINIDETINPTQTPDDASSFLLELSCFLKEIGCVNQNLTTGNVNQRLADKGNRTLLIEILISELMACKLLQVKEKETDSTLEVIINESDTAKHLKNMLIALQFQKPPENITVQMLFTKLENKLKDVISKVPADLLGKPLIFGELSTDQWNKLSNVDKELHKEYEMRREMLLKRLDVTIQSFLWSERVRTLEKELNSRYHSGRGKMGTKPNVGIADLLAARDDLAVVEKTSNAAVRKNTRSNINKVIIGDVPDRGGRPYEQEPPPPEMPPWQKDRVPGPPSSGYNRGGGGGNTSGSGGRGGGGARGGGGGGGRGGGGYGGGRGGSSYGSGTSYGTGGMGSSYGNSGGGGCVNPRSGSGYGSSGGSNNYSIEVASNYGGTGGNYGERGGGRTNNYYTSGTGVTYGNNRVGGVSNSGACGNRSSGGYYDYNDPAGNYSQDYQQRSNSGRVQGGWNQTGNNSNRSNCQRDGYNRGRGWGNRQH, translated from the exons ATGGAAACAGATCTGTTACAAGCACTCGAAAATGTCGG GTATCAAGGCTCGTTACTTCAAGTTGATAAAATGTCTAAAGCTTTAGAGCTTGGACCAAAATCTGTAGATTATACTGGTTTAATTGCTTGGCTTGCGGAGCAAATAGGAACGTTTATTAATATAGATGAAACTATTAATCCTACTCAAACTCCTGATGATGCAAGTTCTTTCTTGTTAGAATTAAGTTGTTTCCTTAAAGAAATAGGATGCGTTAATCAAAATTTAACTACTGGAAATGTAAATCAACGATTAGCCGACAAAGGAAATAGGACTTTGTTGATCGAAATTCTAATTTCTGAACTTATGGCTTGTAAGTTATTgcaagttaaagaaaaagaaactgatTCAACTTTAgaagttattatt aatgaaAGTGATACTGCAAAGCAtcttaaaaatatgttaatagcATTACAATTTCAAAAACCACCAGAAAATATTACAGTGCAAATGCTATTtacaaaattagaaaataaattaaaagatgtAATATCAAAAGTTCCTGCCGATCTTTTGGGCAAACCTTTAATTTTTGGTGAATTATCTACCGATCAATGGAATAAGCTTTCTAATGTTGACAAAGAATTACATAAAGAATATGAGATGCGCAGAGAAATGTTACTTAAACGATTAGATGTAACAATTCAATCATTTCtg tGGTCCGAAAGAGTGCGAACATTAGAGAAGGAATTGAATAGTAGATATCATTCGGGAAGAGGAAAAATGGGTACAAAGCCAAATGTTGGTATTGCTGATTTATTAGCAGCACGAGATGATTTAGCAGTGGTGGAGAAGACGAGTAATGCAGCCGTACGTAAAAATACTCGAAGTAACATAAATAAAGTCATTATAGGGGATGTCCCGGATCGTGGAGGAAGACCATACGAACAAGAACCTCCACCACCAGAAATGCCACCATGGCAGAAAGATAGAGTTCCAGGACCTCCATCTAG tGGATATaatagaggaggaggaggaggcaaTACTAGCGGGTCAGGTGGtcgaggtggtggtggtgcaaGAGGAGGCGGTGGAGGAGGGGGTAGAGGAGGCGGAGGTTATGGTGGTGGTAGAGGAGGAAGTAGCTATGGGAGTGGTACTAGCTATGGGACTGGTGGAATGGGAAGTAGCTATGGGAATAGCGGTGGAGGTGGTTGTGTCAATCCTAGAAGTGGATCAGGTTACGGTAGCAGTGGTGGAAGTAACAATTATAGCATTGAAGTTGCCAGTAATTATGGTGGGACTGGAGGAAATtatggagaaagaggaggaggaagaactaataattattataccagTGGTACTGGAGTAACTTATGGAAATAATAGGGTTGGAGGGGTTTCCAATAGTGGAGCCTGTGGTAATAGATCAAGTGGAggatattatgattataatgatcCTGCAGGAAATTATAGTCAAGATTATCAACAACGTAGTA
- the LOC124956768 gene encoding protein lines produces the protein MVLWRCLHFPPVSTMEEPAKKKQRLENSNDGRESFTDIQCFQNSLLAQCLCNIPESSLRKPFTTATVEMADGSFRPIVLSEWEPDHTLEFLSALQLLFDLAIKQNTRGVMCSRVADVCDALARNEHGIIDQIIDLSSTTNKFISFVASRVLASFFIVTKDNIEVAWLERLTQSLVNTHSPSQMVFTLDIVKRVVEHKDCSIHPLEETDSLVPPSSCNTITISDTESFDSTSIKAMCVKVLESKWTILVSKFDAILASYTPQHESAVVTFLDLWESIISVKANLSVIDTKLFYSQLDNLVLLLNANVPGIIWRHLLGLFNEVLCYGSTLALQDVLPDEPCSLAHLIVRAVKDWRLLDSLPYRHGSGRFGGGSGEGDRPLLQKIVLLVLKSVAVTVKETRSDSSDSSLGSEAEDLDADMAVIERSIREVLRQLDQCVKTLMPFHPEMPLSQWVVQMFHDQDDFLIEGMVCCLDVAVGLFYRGPPQNDLGHMLSPTLTFIQFIHAVSHDPDVLLDLLVSNETCFLLYLLRFLKYIRRNWPEFVSCCGRELDDTMTILIRLRLAIDRLVSKALFPYNINPVLRLLEKCESFYEGNIDN, from the coding sequence ATGGTGCTTTGGCGCTGTCTTCATTTTCCTCCTGTCAGCACAATGGAGGAACctgcaaaaaagaaacaacgtcTTGAGAATAGTAATGATGGAAGAGAATCATTCACTGATATACAATGTTTTCAGAACAGTTTATTAGCTCAATGTTTATGCAACATACCAGAGAGTAGCTTGCGTAAACCATTTACCACTGCAACAGTGGAAATGGCAGATGGTAGTTTTCGTCCTATAGTATTATCAGAATGGGAACCTGATCATACTTTGGAATTTCTAAGCGCCTTGCAGCTTCTTTTTGATTTGGCCATTAAACAGAATACAAGAGGCGTTATGTGCAGTAGAGTTGCGGATGTTTGTGATGCGTTAGCACGAAATGAACATGGTATTATAGATCAAATCATTGATCTTTCAAGTACAACCAATAAGTTTATATCGTTTGTTGCAAGCAGAGTTTTGgcttcattttttattgtaacaaAGGACAATATTGAAGTTGCTTGGTTGGAGAGACTTACTCAATCTTTAGTGAATACTCACTCTCCCAGTCAAATGGTATTCACTTTGGATATTGTGAAAAGAGTGGTAGAACATAAAGATTGCAGCATTCATCCATTGGAAGAGACAGACAGTTTAGTGCCACCGTCCAGTTGTAATACTATAACAATATCAGACACAGAAAGTTTTGATAGCACTTCAATAAAAGCTATGTGTGTTAAAGTACTAGAATCTAAATGGACTATATTAGTATCCAAATTTGATGCAATTCTTGCCTCGTACACACCACAACATGAGTCTGCTGTTGTAACATTTTTAGATTTATGGGAATCAATAATTTCTGTAAAAGCCAATTTATCGGTTATCGATActaaacttttttattctcaattaGACAATTTGGTTCTGTTGCTGAATGCCAATGTTCCAGGTATAATCTGGAGACATCTTTTAGGATTGTTTAATGAAGTATTATGTTATGGTAGTACATTGGCACTACAAGATGTCTTACCTGATGAACCTTGCTCTCTAGCACATTTAATCGTTCGTGCCGTTAAAGATTGGAGATTATTAGATTCCTTGCCGTATCGTCATGGATCTGGAAGATTTGGAGGTGGTTCTGGCGAGGGAGACAGACCACTTCTTCAAAAAATTGTGCTCTTAGTTCTAAAAAGTGTTGCAGTGACTGTTAAGGAAACGCGCAGTGATTCTAGTGATTCTTCTTTAGGCTCAGAGGCGGAGGATCTTGATGCCGACATGGCAGTTATTGAACGAAGTATCAGAGAAGTTTTAAGACAGCTAGATCAGTGTGTCAAAACATTAATGCCTTTCCATCCAGAAATGCCATTATCACAATGGGTTGTACAAATGTTTCACGATCAAGATGATTTCCTGATAGAAGGCATGGTCTGCTGCCTTGATGTAGCAGTTGGTCTTTTTTATAGAGGACCACCACAAAATGATTTAGGTCATATGCTTAGTCCAACATTAACATTTATACAATTCATACATGCTGTATCTCATGATCCAGATGTTTTATTAGACTTACTTGTTAGTAATGAAActtgttttttattgtatttactGAGATTCTTGAAGTATATCAGAAGAAATTGGCCAGAATTTGTATCATGTTGTGGTAGAGAGTTGGATGATACCAtgacaatattaataagacTTCGATTGGCAATAGACAGATTAGTGTCTAAAGCTTTGTTTCCCTATAACATCAATCCAGTTCTCCGTTTATTAGAAAAGTGTGAATCCTTTTATGAAGGTAACATAgataattaa